Part of the Anaerobacillus alkaliphilus genome, CAAGATAACTGGCATTGGCGAATCTTCAAAAGAAGACATAAAGGCTGCTGCTGAAAAGAAACTTAATCCACTTCAACGAGCAATTAAAACTTTAGCAGATATCTTTATTCCGATTTTACCTGCCATTGTTACTGCTGGTTTACTAATGGGGATTAACAATATCCTAACAGGTGCTGGAATTTTCTATGATGAGCAGTCAATTATTGATGTTCACACACAGTGGGCAGACTTTGCTAGCATCATTCATTTAATAGCTAACACGGCGTTTGTGTTTTTACCAGGTTTAATCGGTTGGTCGGCAGTTAAGAAATTTGGTGGAAATCCGTTACTTGGGATCGTCTTAGGTTTAATGCTGGTGCACCCTGATTTACTAAATGCATGGGCATACGGTGCTGCGAAAGAAGCGGGGACAATCCCATACTGGAATTTATTTGGGCTAGATATTGCAAAGGTTGGTTATCAAGGACAAGTATTGCCGATTTTGTTTGCTTCCTACGTTTTAGCCAAGTTAGAAATCGCATTGCGTAAACGAATTCCTGATGCGTTCCAACTATTATTAGTAGCTCCAATTGCACTACTCGTTACAGGTTTCCTAGCGTTTATCATTATCGGACCAGTTACATTTGCAATCGGTAATGCAATTACATCGTTATTCGTTGGTGTTTTTGACAACTTTGCAGTCATTGGTGGTTTGTTATACGGGCTTATTTACGCACCACTAGTAATTACAGGGATGCATCACACGTTTTTAGCTGTTGATATTCAGCTAATTGGTACTACTGGTGCAACATTCTTATGGCCGATTTTAGCTTTATCAAATATTGCTCAAGGGTCTGCAGCTTTAGCGATGATGTTTGCGACGAAAGATGAAAAACTAAAAGGTTTATCACTAACCTCATCTGTTTCAGCTTATCTAGGTATTACTGAGCCAGCAATGTTTGGGGTAAATCTACGTTATAAATATCCGTTTATTTGTGCAATCATTGGATCTGGAATTGCTGCTGTTGTCATTACTGTTAATAAGGTACTGGCGTTTTCTATTGGTGTAGGTGGTTTACCAGGTATCTTTTCAATCTTCCCGGAAAAATGGTTACCGTTCTTCTTCGGGATGTTAATTGCGGTAATAGTACCTTTCGTCCTTACACTAACAGTAGCAAAAATTAAAAAAGCTTAATGAACTAGACATACCGTTGGCGCTCATGCCAATGGTATTGTCCATTTACATATCAAAAAATGGAGTTGAATTGTAATGAAACACAATGAATGGTGGAGAAAAGCTGTCGTCTATCAAATTTACCCAAAGAGCTTCAACGATACATCGGGAAATGGAGTAGGGGATATCCAAGGAATTATTGACAAACTAGATTACTTAAAAAAACTTGGGATCGATGTGATATGGTTAACACCAATCTATGCTTCGCCTCAAATTGATAATGGCTATGATATTAGTGATTATTTTTCCATTCATGAGGAATACGGAACAATGGAGGATTTCGACCGTTTACTATCAGAGGCTCATGAACGTGAGATTAAAGTCATCATGGACATTGTTGTCAATCATACGTCAACTGAACACGAATGGTTTAAAGAATCACAAAAATCAAAGGAAAGTCCTTACCGGGATTTCTATATATGGAAAGACCCTGTCGACGGAAAAGAGCCAACCAATTGGGTTTCTAAATTTGGTGGCTCTGCATGGAAGTTCGATGAAACGACTGCTCAGTACTACCTTCACTTATTTGATGTTACACAAGCCGATTTAAACTGGGAGAATGAAGAAGTTCGAAAAAAAGTGTATGACATGATGCACTTTTGGTTTAATAAAGGTGTCGATGGTTTTCGCTTAGACGTAATTAACCTGATTTCAAAAAATCAACAGTTTCCAAATGACACACCACCTGGAGATGGACGCCGGTTTTATACAGATGGACCAAGAGTTCATGAGTATATGAAGGAAATGAACCGAGAGGTATTCTCAAAATATGATGCGATGACGGTAGGGGAAATGTCATCTACAACTATCGAGCATTGCATTCAATATACCAATCCTGAAAGTAAAGAACTGAGTATGACATTCAATTTTCATCATTTAAAAGTGGATTATCCGAACGGGGAAAAATGGGCCCTCGGCAAGATGGATTTTCACGCGTTAAAACAAATTTTATCGAAGTGGCAAATAGAAATGCACAAAGGCGGCGGTTGGAACGCATTATTCTGGTGTAATCATGACCAACCTCGTGTTGTCACTCGTTATGGTAATGACGAAAAGTACCATCAGCAATCAGCGAAAATGTTGGCAACCACCATTCATATGATGCAAGGTACTCCTTACATTTACCAAGGCGAAGAGTTCGGAATGACAGATCCGAAGTTTGATGACATTACAAAGTATCGTGATGTGGAAACGATTAACTATTACCAAATCATGGAGGAGAAAGGTATTCCAACTGAAGAAATCATGGAGATTATTAAACGAAAGTCCCGTGACAACTCCCGTACACCTGTTCAATGGGATGCTAGTGAAAATGCAGGCTTTACGACAGGAACGCCATGGATTGGGATACCTGAAAATTATCAGACGATCAATGCTGAGGCTGCGTTAGAGGATAAAAATTCGATTTTTTATCACTATCAACAGTTAAATGGTTTAAGAAAGCAGTACGACGTCGTTACTCATGGCGATTATAAGTTACTAAACGCGGATCATGAACAAATCTTTGCCTATTCAAGAACGTTTGAAAACGAAGGGTTAGTGGTGGTTTCCAATTTCTATGAGAAAGAGACCACATTTGAACTACCAAATGACTTTAATCAAGTTCAGATCTTACTTTCCAATTATCCAGACCCGAGTCCTGACTTAAACCAGATTGTATTACGTCCATACGAATCAATTGTTTATCATTTTACAAAGGAATGATAAACTACATTTAGGTGGTTAGGATGAAAAATAAGTACGTAAAAATTTATGATGAGTTAGTTAGTTTCATTCAGGATGGGACTTTAAAGGCTCATACAAAGATACCTTCTGAGCATGATCTTGCCCTGCACTATCAGACAACGAGAGAAACGATCCGTAAGGCACTAAAGCTTTTGTCTGAGCATGGGTACATACAGAAAATGCAAGGCAAAGGCTCGATTGTACTAGATGTAAAAAAATTTGATTTTCCTATTTCTGGCTTGGTTAGTTTCAAAGAGCTGGCTGAAAAAATGGGACAACGGGCGAAGACAACATTGAAGAAGCTAGAAAGCAACACCCCAAATGATTACATTCGAGATCAATTAAAGGTGAAAAGCTCAGATAATGTTTGGGAAGTTGTGCGAGTTCGTGAGTTAGATGACGAAAAGGTGATTTTGGACAAGGATTTTTTAAACAAGAAATTAATTCCTGGTTTAACTGAAGAAATCTGCGAAAATTCACTTTATGAGTACATTGAAAATGAACTTGGCCTTGTGATTAGCTTCGCGAAAAAAGAAATTACCGTAGAAACGCCTACAGAAGAAGATCATATGTATCTAGATATCGTAGGGCATGAAACATTGTCGTCGTAAAGAATTACGTCTATCTAGATAATGCAAACCTCTTTCAGTATACGGAATCCAGGCACCGTCCAGATAAATTCCGCTTCGTTGACTTTGCCCGACGAAACTAAAAAAACGAACTTAATCGGAGAGTACTGCAATAGTAACATAGATGGAAAAAAACGAGCCTCTCGATCAATTCTAAGGCTCGTTTCTAATTACGCTATCTGCAGTCTCTCCCTTGAGTTCGTTTTTTTTATAACTTGCCACCAAGAAAATCACTAATTATCTCAGAGTAGGAGGGTGAATTGATAATGGCCTCCATGTGACCATTGTCTGACACCAGCTCATGGTAGTAAGCGGTTCTCCCAAGACGATGTAGTCGATCAACTAAATCCTTACTCTCACTTGCAGGGAAAATCAAGTCTGAAACAGTCGGGATTATGAGGACGTTAGCTTTAATCCTAGATAGGGCAGCTTCATAAGAGTCATATCCCTTTTCTAGCGTAAACTGTTGGCAAACACGACTAATATACAGCCAATGGTAAGGATCCACTGTTTCAACGCGTTTATTGACGATCTCATCTAATTTTTGATGAAAATGGATTGGCTGAAGTTCTCCTCGCAGGCTTGGTTTAACAGCCTCGTACCCCCATAATTGTTCTGCATACGGATAACTATACGCTTGTATCGTCATTCCTTTAATCGCTGAATAAACGCCGGCAATTTCATTTGCAAGAATTGCTTCTATTCCTAGTTGTAGTGGGTTGACGGATGTATATGTAGACGTCCGACCAGTTGAAACAACAGCAATCACATGATCGATATCATCTGGATAATCGACTGCCCATTGCAGTGCTTGCATACCTCCCATGGATGGACCAGCAACACACACGAGATGGTTGATACCCAGTGTTTCTAGTAACAACTTCTGCAGACGAACAAAATCACGAATCGTAACCTGAGGGAAAGATAGACCGTAGCGTTGACCAGTAGAAGGGTCAATCGTCGCCGGACCTGTCGTGATCACATTCGGATGCTTTACGTTCACGTTCGAAATCACATCCATACATACGATAAAATACTGTTCGGTATCAAAAGCTTTTCCAGGTCCAATAAGTGGGGACCACCACCCAGGCTCTTGAATGACTTGATCAGAACCAATTCTGTAGCCGTCACCACCAGCATGACTTGTCCCACTAAAGTAGTGGCAAATTAGGATGGCGTTAGACTTGTCTTCGTTTAATTCTCCGTATGTTTCGTATCCAGCAGTTACCGGCATCGTTACGCCAGCCTCAAACAGAAACTCCTGGACTGTAAAGGATTGTTTGGTTATGTACACGTTTCTCACTCCTTAAAAATATCAAGGGTTTTTCCTAACTATAGCAAAAATAGATCTTTTTAGGAAAGCGTATTTTCCATTAGAAAAATAACGTGAAGTAAGGTAAAATATGGACATTACATTTTTTTAAAGAGAAAGGACTTATATGGATCGTTATCAACGCAACATTATCATCGCACTTATTATTGCAACATTTCTAGCTGCAATCGAAGTAACGGTCATTAGTACGGCTATGCCTGTAATTACAAAAGACCTTGGTGGGCTTGACTTAATTAGCTGGGTTTTTGCGATTTACTTGTTAACGTACGCCGTTATGACACCGATTTTTGGAAAGCTAGCAGATTTATTTGGTCGGAAAAAAATATTTATAACCGGAGCCACGATCTTCTTGCTAGGTTCAGCGTTGTGCGGACTCTCGCAATCAATGGAACAATTAATTTTCTTTAGAGCATTACAAGGAATCGGGGCAGGGGCCTTAATGCCAATGACCTTTACCATTGTTGGTGATGTGTTCAAATATGAACAACGAGCCAGAGCACAAGCGATTATAGGTTCTATCTGGGGTGTAGCCGGTATTTTCGGACCACTTGTTGGAGGATTTTTCGTTGATTTTTTCACTTGGCACTGGATCTTTTACATCAACATCCCGTTTGGACTTGTCTCTATGTACCTAATTTCCAAATACCTGAAAGAAACGATTGAGAAAAAGAAACGTTCAATTGATTATGGAGGAGCAATTACTTTCATTATCGGTACGACCGCACTACTTTATGCGCTTCTTTCCGGTGGTAATGAGATCAATTGGAACGATAGTATTATGTTTACACTGTTTGGAACGGCGTTCGTATTTTTAGTTGTTTTCGTGATGATACAATTACGAGTGACAGAGCCAATGCTACCATTTCACTTATTTACAAATCGCCATTTGCTTATCGTCAATTTAAGTGGATTATTACTTGGCTCCATTCTGATTGGCTTAACTGCATACCTGCCACTTTGGGTACAAGGAGTACTTTTATTACCAGCGACCTCATCAGGACTAACGTTAATTCCTATGTCGCTCGCATGGCCACTAGGAGCGTTTTTCAGTGGACGCTTTATTGTAAAATTAGGGACGAAACCAATATCTTTAGCTGGTGTCATTCTGATAGCACTAGGGAGTTTTGCACTTACATTTATAACGGAGCTGACCTCAAATCTATTTCTGATCATCATCATGATTGTGATCGGTTTAGGCTTCGGTCTATCATTTACCGTATTTACTGTTATCGTTCAATCCTCAGTTGATTGGAACAATCGTGGGGCAGCTGCTTCATCTAATGCCTTTTTACGAACATTAGGGCAAACGCTCGGAATCGCTGTATTAGGTGCTGTACTTAATCAACACATAGGTGGGCACACCAATAATGGTACCGATGTGGCACCTGACTTACTAGCTGCAGGGCTTCATTCTGTCTTTATTATTTTAGCGGTTGTCGCAACCGTCTGTGTCTTATTAGTCGCTAGCTTTTTACCAAAAGAGCAGCCAGATTATGCAAAGGAATCAAATTAAGACAAAAAGGTCGTTTCTAATGGGAACGACCTTTTATCTTACTTATAACTTTTTATAATTCTTATGTTGGACAACCGTTTTTCTTGGCTTATCATTTTCTTCTCTAGTATCTAATTCAATCGATGAAGAGTTATTGTATACGCCGATAATGGTCCCTTTTTCTCCTTTAAAATCTCCGGCAGTAATTTGAATTGCGTCTCCAGGTTGAACAGTAATTTCCTCTGACATAGAAGTAACCTCCTCTTTTGGTCTAACAGTAGAATTTGTTTGTTCGTAGTCACTTATACTTTTTAAAATTCATAAATCTTTTCTAATAAAAGAAGCCATACTAAAAGCAAAACGTAGTAGGGGGGAATCGCCATGAGTTTAATCTCTATTTTTGCTTTAGGTGGCTTACATGAGGTCGGGAAAAATATGTATGCCGTTCAATATGCGGATGACATCATTGTAATTGATTGCGGAAACAAATTTCCAGACGAAAGTTTATTAGGAATCGATTTAATTATACCTGATATTACATATTTGGTGGAAAACAAAGAAAAGATTAAAGCCTTAGTTGTCACACATGGACATGAAGACCATATCGGTGGAATCCCATATTTCCTAAAAAAATTAAACGTTCCCGTTTATGCAACACGTTTTACATTAGGGTTAATTGAGTTGAAATTAAAAGAACATAAAATTTTAAGAGAAACAGAACTTGTCGAAATTACTCCAAGCTCTAATTTATCGATTGGAAAAATTGCAGTAAGCTTCTTCAAAGTTAACCACAGTATACCTGATTGTTTAGGAATTGTCTTTGACACACCTGAAGGCCGAATTGTTCATACTGGTGACTTTAAGTTTGATTTAACACCGGCCAACAATGAATATTCAGATATTCACAAGATGGCTGAGATCGGTAAAGAGGGAATTTTACTTTTATTATCTGAGAGTACCAATGCGGAGCGGAAAGGCTTAACACCTTCAGAACAGCTAGTTGGTGATCATGTCATTGAAGCCTTTAGAAAAGCAAAACGTAAGGTAATTATTTCAACATTTGCATCAAATATTAATCGTGTACAGCAAGTTGTTGAAGCGTGTGAAAAAACCGGTCGCAAGCTAGCATTACTTGGTAGAAGTATGGTAAACGTGGTTACAGTAGCAATGGAACGTGGTTATTTAGATGTTCCCGAAGGCATGTTAATTGACCAAGATGAAATCGATAGTTTTTCTCCTGACCAAGTAGCGATTCTTTGTACAGGTAGCCAAGGTGAGCCAATGGCTGCATTGGCCAGGTTGTCTAACGGAAGCTTTCGTGGAGTAGAAGTCTTAGCTGAAGATACTATCATTTTAGCCGCAGGTCCAATCCCTGGAAACGAGCGCGGAGTTTCAAAAATCGTTGATAACTTTTTCGCAATGGGCGCCCACGTGATTTATGGCTCAGGAAGTTCGTCTGGAATGCATGTTTCTGGTCATGGTTATCAAGAAGACTTGAAATTAATGCTAACACTAATGAGACCAAAATACTTTGTCCCAATTCATGGCGAGTACCGCATGCTTCATCACCACCGCTTACTTGCAGAATCAGTTGGGGTAGAAGAGGGAAATACGTTTATTTTAAATAATGGCGATGTCGTAGATATTGAAAATTCGGTTGCTCGCCATACTCGAAAAATCCCAGTTGGAAATACCTATATTGACGGGGTTGGTACCGGTAATGTTGAAGACATTGTCTTACGTGATCGTAAGCAACTATCTGAAGATGGCATGCTTGTGATTGTTGTAACGATTAGTAAGTCCGATCATAAGCTTATTTCTTCACCAGATACTATTTCCCGTGGCTTCGTTTACGGTGAAAATTTCGATGAGTTAATGAAAGATGTAAATTATTTGATCACAAGAAACGTAAAAGATTTACTTAAATCGAATAAAGTCTCGTGGAATGCCATGAAATCCTCGATAAGAAAATCAGTCGGCCAACACTTATTCCAGCACACAAGGAAAAAGCCAATGATCCTGCCAATTATTATTGAGGTTTAGGAGATCGCACCATTCTAACATTGGATGGTGCGTTTTTGTGTTTGCTGAACGTCGGGAAGGGGGAGAGGGGGGATTCTTAGTTAATAATGGTGAAATCGAAGATCTTTTTGCAGTTTCTTTCAT contains:
- the treP gene encoding PTS system trehalose-specific EIIBC component gives rise to the protein MATVERKTVEQIVEAIGGGENIASATHCVTRLRFVLHDEGKVNKEQLEGLEIVKGTFSTNGQYQVIIGQGLVDKVYRELVKITGIGESSKEDIKAAAEKKLNPLQRAIKTLADIFIPILPAIVTAGLLMGINNILTGAGIFYDEQSIIDVHTQWADFASIIHLIANTAFVFLPGLIGWSAVKKFGGNPLLGIVLGLMLVHPDLLNAWAYGAAKEAGTIPYWNLFGLDIAKVGYQGQVLPILFASYVLAKLEIALRKRIPDAFQLLLVAPIALLVTGFLAFIIIGPVTFAIGNAITSLFVGVFDNFAVIGGLLYGLIYAPLVITGMHHTFLAVDIQLIGTTGATFLWPILALSNIAQGSAALAMMFATKDEKLKGLSLTSSVSAYLGITEPAMFGVNLRYKYPFICAIIGSGIAAVVITVNKVLAFSIGVGGLPGIFSIFPEKWLPFFFGMLIAVIVPFVLTLTVAKIKKA
- the treC gene encoding alpha,alpha-phosphotrehalase — encoded protein: MKHNEWWRKAVVYQIYPKSFNDTSGNGVGDIQGIIDKLDYLKKLGIDVIWLTPIYASPQIDNGYDISDYFSIHEEYGTMEDFDRLLSEAHEREIKVIMDIVVNHTSTEHEWFKESQKSKESPYRDFYIWKDPVDGKEPTNWVSKFGGSAWKFDETTAQYYLHLFDVTQADLNWENEEVRKKVYDMMHFWFNKGVDGFRLDVINLISKNQQFPNDTPPGDGRRFYTDGPRVHEYMKEMNREVFSKYDAMTVGEMSSTTIEHCIQYTNPESKELSMTFNFHHLKVDYPNGEKWALGKMDFHALKQILSKWQIEMHKGGGWNALFWCNHDQPRVVTRYGNDEKYHQQSAKMLATTIHMMQGTPYIYQGEEFGMTDPKFDDITKYRDVETINYYQIMEEKGIPTEEIMEIIKRKSRDNSRTPVQWDASENAGFTTGTPWIGIPENYQTINAEAALEDKNSIFYHYQQLNGLRKQYDVVTHGDYKLLNADHEQIFAYSRTFENEGLVVVSNFYEKETTFELPNDFNQVQILLSNYPDPSPDLNQIVLRPYESIVYHFTKE
- a CDS encoding alpha/beta fold hydrolase; the encoded protein is MYITKQSFTVQEFLFEAGVTMPVTAGYETYGELNEDKSNAILICHYFSGTSHAGGDGYRIGSDQVIQEPGWWSPLIGPGKAFDTEQYFIVCMDVISNVNVKHPNVITTGPATIDPSTGQRYGLSFPQVTIRDFVRLQKLLLETLGINHLVCVAGPSMGGMQALQWAVDYPDDIDHVIAVVSTGRTSTYTSVNPLQLGIEAILANEIAGVYSAIKGMTIQAYSYPYAEQLWGYEAVKPSLRGELQPIHFHQKLDEIVNKRVETVDPYHWLYISRVCQQFTLEKGYDSYEAALSRIKANVLIIPTVSDLIFPASESKDLVDRLHRLGRTAYYHELVSDNGHMEAIINSPSYSEIISDFLGGKL
- a CDS encoding MDR family MFS transporter, whose protein sequence is MDRYQRNIIIALIIATFLAAIEVTVISTAMPVITKDLGGLDLISWVFAIYLLTYAVMTPIFGKLADLFGRKKIFITGATIFLLGSALCGLSQSMEQLIFFRALQGIGAGALMPMTFTIVGDVFKYEQRARAQAIIGSIWGVAGIFGPLVGGFFVDFFTWHWIFYINIPFGLVSMYLISKYLKETIEKKKRSIDYGGAITFIIGTTALLYALLSGGNEINWNDSIMFTLFGTAFVFLVVFVMIQLRVTEPMLPFHLFTNRHLLIVNLSGLLLGSILIGLTAYLPLWVQGVLLLPATSSGLTLIPMSLAWPLGAFFSGRFIVKLGTKPISLAGVILIALGSFALTFITELTSNLFLIIIMIVIGLGFGLSFTVFTVIVQSSVDWNNRGAAASSNAFLRTLGQTLGIAVLGAVLNQHIGGHTNNGTDVAPDLLAAGLHSVFIILAVVATVCVLLVASFLPKEQPDYAKESN
- a CDS encoding DUF2187 family protein — encoded protein: MSEEITVQPGDAIQITAGDFKGEKGTIIGVYNNSSSIELDTREENDKPRKTVVQHKNYKKL
- a CDS encoding ribonuclease J, with the protein product MSLISIFALGGLHEVGKNMYAVQYADDIIVIDCGNKFPDESLLGIDLIIPDITYLVENKEKIKALVVTHGHEDHIGGIPYFLKKLNVPVYATRFTLGLIELKLKEHKILRETELVEITPSSNLSIGKIAVSFFKVNHSIPDCLGIVFDTPEGRIVHTGDFKFDLTPANNEYSDIHKMAEIGKEGILLLLSESTNAERKGLTPSEQLVGDHVIEAFRKAKRKVIISTFASNINRVQQVVEACEKTGRKLALLGRSMVNVVTVAMERGYLDVPEGMLIDQDEIDSFSPDQVAILCTGSQGEPMAALARLSNGSFRGVEVLAEDTIILAAGPIPGNERGVSKIVDNFFAMGAHVIYGSGSSSGMHVSGHGYQEDLKLMLTLMRPKYFVPIHGEYRMLHHHRLLAESVGVEEGNTFILNNGDVVDIENSVARHTRKIPVGNTYIDGVGTGNVEDIVLRDRKQLSEDGMLVIVVTISKSDHKLISSPDTISRGFVYGENFDELMKDVNYLITRNVKDLLKSNKVSWNAMKSSIRKSVGQHLFQHTRKKPMILPIIIEV